The Sabethes cyaneus chromosome 3, idSabCyanKW18_F2, whole genome shotgun sequence DNA window TAGATTTAACTTTGCGACGGCAGAAGCTATCTACACCAGGCGGAATCTAGGAGgattaggctaaaaataaatgtatcGAGAACCAAAAATTAATTGATTACAGTCTATAAACGTATTACCACAACTTCAGGAATAAAAAAGTTTCCGCTCCGTTAGATCCCAAACCCAAAAAACGTTGCGAATCAATTTAACGAGAATAGGCAATAATCAGtttaacaaatgaaacaaaattattttgtaataataaaaataattacacGAAGAATATATTACATAATCAGTCTACGCTACACGCTTTTAATTTAGATAAATATTTTACCACAAGCTGACATCAAATGATTGTACCGAAAAAGGTGAAAGGTATGTCCAATATAGTTTTCATGAAATACAgctcgaaaataatttgaaaatccCGATGATTCCACCGCAAGCCAGCCGACCGCAAAACGAACAACAGATGTCTGAAACGTTGAAAATGTGATAAACGAGTTGACACTCCACTCCGGACGGATTCGGTTGCGGTAACAAGATGCAAGCAAGGCTAACTGCGGCAGCTTTCCGTCGGAAACCGTCGGCCGGCCTACGGAACTGAACGGAACCAGCAAATGGGAAATCTGCAAGATAAAAGGACCGTTAATCCGCTTATCTGACCGCTTTCGCTTACGGGCAAATTTTACATTAAATGGATTTCGCCGGGGGAGGTTCGACGACAGTGAAAAAGGATGGATATTTTCGAGTTGAGGTTAatccgttgtcgtcgtcgtcgtcgttgttgttgttgttgttgtggttgttgCGGCTACTGACGAAAAGGGAAAAGTTTGACGATACAGTCTTCGCGTGATTCAGTTTTTGGACAACTTTGCAGATTTTATCACATTGAGCTGATCTGACTGACAGGCACAAGATGACGGGATGAAATAATCTGAAACGAAATGGATTTTTGGTTAGGTTTTAATAAGAATATAAGCTAGATTTTTGGGAGAAATCACGCAGTGGCTAATAATGTCATTCAACGATTAAATCAATTTAGGTGTAAGAAATTTGTAAATGTTTAATTAATAACTTTTTGGTAAACGTCATTTTGAAAGTTCGACCGATATGATCAGCAATTGTGCACTAAAGAAAATCTGTTGACTATGTTGATCTCATCATTCCTCACTTATTCATATTCATTGATTCTTAATGCTTGCACATACACATGATAATGATTCGTGATTTTTTCCTTAGTtgtgtaaacaaacaaaatccCCGCGCAAATGAAACGCGGTATATTGCTGGTAAAATCTGAAGCAAACCAGTTTGATAAACATTTTTGGACCCTATCAGTAAGTaagattattttaaattttggattttcATTCCCGTGTGCAACTACTGCACCCAGAAGTATTTCACGAAACAAATAGCTTTTAGATCATTATTGCATTATTGACATCAAGAAGCTGTATCGGTAATTTCAGTCATTCCATACGTTTAAGTCTAGGCTTGCTGGGACGAGCCTCAGTCATacttataaaaaaaactaatgaaCTTCGTGACTATTCCAAAAATTTCAATAGAGACTCACTTTATGAGTATTTCAAGGATTAGGgttattgatcgtggttcggcctatgcaaaaactgatcctggttcggcccatcagcttaatcatcgataatttattgaatatttaaaGATTTAAAGGCGAAATAGTTTTATAAGCTGCTTATATTATTTTTCTATGCATTGCCTTCATTTATTTGCCATGATAATTAATGTAACTAGCTCagataattaaatttataacgCATGTAAAAGCGGCTTCCAATGTCGTCATCAATGCTGCCTTTTCAAACACCTAGAAAGTGTTTTAGTCTGTGAAATATaggttaaaatcaattttaaagcatAGTTTCATCTATATTCTTTCATTAttggaaagtgttattccaagcAAAAAGCGAGATTACGACTTATTGTGAAAatacgattttaattttttgatcttagttcggcctacaaatgatcgtggttcggcctatcagCTTCACTGATTCGCCGCTAGTGGCACCGCGCTTCGCCCACGTTTTAACCAATTTCTGATTGCACATACCACTCGTGTTAAATTTAAATGTTGGGTTTTattccatattttattatttcatgcatttcagaaacaaatttattatcatCCTAAAATTGAGCTTTTCTTTTAACAATAAATATGAGGGTATTTTTTCCAAAGTAGCGTACAAACTGGGTTGTAATGTGTCAGAATTTTATGCAACCTTGTACACAGCTTCAGGGCTTGTGCATGAAACGAtatttgaataaaaatcatcactcaaaaaaatcgacacgtcgcatccacgtgaaaaatcatgtaaacttctgtacagcaacttacgtgaacttcatgtactagttaatgggaaagttgataaaatttaccaggatcgcacgtaaactggttaatatgagtgcgagttaccaataattcacgtgaaaattacatgaaaagtgtgatggacgAGAATTacgtatgttttcacgtaaacttgacgtgctgatttttttgagtgatgGTATCGTGTTTTCCTAGAAAACTTAAATGAAAATCTTCCGATTTTCATGTACATCCcctattttgaaaattcatagctgttgagccaagtattgtaaaataaatattttttgattgtaatgtaagcaaatttattCACCGATCCAGAAAAATACTATCTGGAAAaaaatttctataaaatttcatgATTGGGGGAACTGCaaggaaaaatcaataaaagtagTATCACGAactaattggaaatgaattcctttCAGTTTTACTGTAATTTGACTTACGTCACTTATACGCGTTTTTCGGTTATTCAGCGAGGCAAATTTCATCAGCGTGgcaaatttctgcagaaattatagtagaactaaaaggaattcatttccaattagtTAGCGACATTTCGCGAGTTCTCCTAAGACGctcttaaataattttttataaaagtaTGCGTtgccttttgctttttttaaaaagtttttcggttCGCCAATTTCTATTCATTTAACGATAGAAATTTAGCATTATTTTTTGTCCCTGAACTAGGTCAAAAACCAATGACTAACGTCGGTGTATGACGGGTTATTAGTTAACACAGTTGTTATTTCAATAGCAGCTATTTTCTTTGGTCCATTGGAAAATATTctgaaatttaatgtaaattctgtctttcttcgaaggcatcttttagaatacaggacaattacgaggctagtgcttCGATCCGATTGACTCCTTGACGTGTGGTTTGTAAGATCAGCGTTGTACCTCGTCTCCAACTGGGAGGAGAAAATTAATAACTGTATCTAAATTAACCTTATTTGGAATAACCACATTAATGTCTATGTATAAGTttatttaacactgctaggtagataaggTAAAAAAGATACTAAATTTAGCATCAAAAATACAACTGTACTACTTGTAATGCTTCAATATTCTTTTGAATATgaccgaagaaagtaaaaaattgtCTGAATTTATATAACTCGAAATAGTTAGAATATTAACCATGTACAAGCtcatttaacactgctaggtagataaattgaagTAAGATACTATATTAGGCACCAAAAATAAGCTTATAGCATTTCTGATTGTTTAATATATAAAAACATTCGTTTTAGAAACTTTATATCGGAATAGGCCGAACCAAGATCATCgatgggccgaaccacgatcaacgtaggccgaaccaggatcataATTTGACTGTCATTAAAAGTCAAATTATAAATCAACTGGTCTTCTAAGGTTTCTTCTAAATTAAGAAATAGAATCGTCTTTAATTATTCTTGCTATAcattctaatttttttcaaaaaacattGTGATTTAGATAGATATACGTGCATTAGTCCAAGGGTGCTAAGTGAAACAATgagaataggccgaaccacgatcaatcacCCTACATTTGCTCGAATTCCCAACTTGTTCCTGCAAACCTACTTACCAGTTAGGAATGCTTTCCTCGGCTCAGTGCGTATCTTTTTCCCATTGGGTTTTTTCCGGATAACAACATAACTCAAATGATCTCCCAATGAAAATTTAGGGGCAAGCACCAGCGAATCGTACACGAAGCAACCATTTCGCTCGGAAAATGATTGAATGTTCAGATCGAGTCTTTTTTCGACGCCTTGGTAGAAGTTAGCATTCCGTATTGCCTTCAAACCAACCGTCAGACCATTCGCTGACGCTTTCGGCAGGAAAACGGCAAATCGGGTTTGCTCGTGCAACTTGAACAGAGGCCGATAGTCGATTACTTTGGTCGATGCCTTTGCACAGTAACCGCCAGGCGGATCCCGGCAAACGCATTCCGTTGGAATTACAAAATCTATTGAGCGAAATGATAGCTTGCCTTCAGCAGTTCAATAGCAAAATATGTCATGCAAATTTACACACCTGTAAATTCAACCTTTTTGGCGGAACCAACCAGCACATCTGGTGATTCGTTGAACTTATGCAACGTAACATACTTCAACACATCTCGCACTTCTATGTTCAACAGGTCACTCGATATTTTGAAGCACCCATCCTCAACAAGCGTCGTGTTGACGCACAAGTCACAACGCAGATCCTTTTTTCTTAAATCCTGATTTTTGTAGATCTTGATTCCAAACATTTCCTGTTTATCCCGTTTGGGATAGAATATCTCCACTTTCTGTGATTCAACAACCTTGAACAATGGCCGATCATCCTTAGACTTCTTCATTAAATCCTGGCAGATTCCTGCCGATGAGTACGTCACACATGCTGCAATAATCAAAACAACCACTTGAAGCCGCAGCATTTTAGACAAACAGGCTCCTCGAAAGCACCAATCGAACGATCAACATGAACTGAGCTTCAGCGATCAACCGCATTCATTTTAATCACAATTTTTCCATTGCACTCGGTCTTATCCGGTGAATACTACTTTCATGTGCGATTATCAAGCGATGAGTGCGTATGCTCtctgtttattttgtttctgcattttttttttcaaacagagTCAGATAATGGTGTACTACGAATTTTTAACAGTGACCGATGCTGATGCATAATTTAACTTTTGCTATATGAAAACAGAGGTATGAAAATTCGCTGGAAAGTGAGCCGGAGCCCGAAGATTTAAtacattttgatttattttccaAGCATATGCCAAAGAACACTTTCTCACTTATCATATCTcaattctcatttctcatttgtcAGTTTTCTCTTTTCACTTCTCATTTTTAAATGTTCTCTATTCTCATTCAAAGTCTCTATCCTCATTCTTAAATTCTCAAATCACAATTCTCACTTATGCATGTCTTTTTACTTCTCACTtttaacttttcacttttcatttccCACTTCTTGCTTCCCATTTCTCAATTCTCACCTCTCACTTCTCAATTCTTAAAACTCACTACTTACTTCtcacttttcaattttcaattttcacgtCTCAATTCTTCctttcatttctcatttctcacttctcacttccaTATTCTTACTGCTCATTTAGCACTTTtcacttgtcattttttatttcccaTTTCTCAATTCTCATTTCTCACTGGCGTCCACAACCATGCATTGAGCTACTTCTTCCATTTCTCGCTTCTCACTTCTCAATTATTAATTCTCAATTCTCACTTCTCAGTTCTAGAAttctcactttttacttttcattcCGTTTTCACTTCTCATTTCTAAATTCTCGCTTCTTAACTTTCTCCTTTCACTTGTCGcttttcacttctcacttcttaggccattacaaatatttaaattgTCCGTCCGGTGTTTGCcaactgaagggggagggggggccaaaaaaaaactaagattttttaatcgaaacccGTGTTAGAAGCattaatactcatttttcaagttttttacacaagttgatttcataaaaaaatttgacatatattcgacaaattatttatttgtcccccgatttttcatgtcaatttcaaagggggggtaggtgacaaaaactttaaaaataatttgcaatgaccttaCTTCCTATTTCTCAATTCTCACTTATCACTTCTCAATTCTTAATTCTCAATTCTCACTTCTCATCTCTCACTTTTCACTCCTTTCTTTTCATTTCTCGCTTCTCAATGCCCAATTTTCTCTTTTCAGTTCTCAGTTCATACTCGCTTCCCACTTCTCACCTTTCACTTCTCACTTCCCATTTCCCACTTTTAATTCCTCACTTCTTACTTTTCAATTCCCACTTTTCATTCCTCactttttacttcttacttcccATTTCTCAATTCTCATATCTCACTTAACAATTCTCaaccttattctgcgaggcgagtgataTGACTAATTTGGAGTGATATTATGACTAATTTGGAGTGATTTGGAGTggcgaatgaggtgacaattgtcacctaggcgactcgctttgtcacctaggtgacacggtttatCACTTAGATGACAGGGGTTAGGTAACAGCACTCTATTCGACGCCGTGGctagtcacggcgagtgacaattgtcgtattgagtcacgtgactcgcagaataagggtgtctGACTTCTTCATTCTCACTTCTCACCTATCCAAATTTAGCGTAACAAACGAATGCGAGTTGGTCGACAAATGGAAGCAGATGAGCATCTAAACGGCAATATAACAGAAAGAGACGCAACGAAAGTTGACCTACgagtgccggctcccgatctcgaagatatccggcgagaaatcggtcagctgaagaataatagagccaccgaAAAGGATCGGCTAGATTGATGTAAAAACTGCGCCATTATGCTGGTCAACGCagtctacaaggtgctcttctagattttgttgcgtcatctatccccaatagcaaggtAATTCGTAAGGCAGTATCAAGCGATCTTTATGGaccccgtgctactacggatgaaATTTTTAGTCTCCGACAAATCCACCAGAAACGTCGGGAGTATAAAGTGTAcgaatcatattttcgtggaattTAGGgttgcatacgatacagttgaacacgAACAGATATGGCAgctaatgcacgagtacggttttccgggcaAATTGACGCGGCTTgttaaagctaccctggagcaaatgatgtgctacgtgtgtgtttcgggggcactttcGAGTCCTTCCGAATCGCGCAGATGGTTGCGGCAAGAGGATTGActgtgttattcaatatcgctattgaaagtgtgatcTGCCGAGCAAGCGAAGATCGAAACAAGGtgaacgatcttcaacaaaactAGTAACCTTCGCAAATAACTTGGACATCATTACTGGAAACCTGGAAACTGGGACGACGAAAGCAGTGtccagcaaacaatttggtttgtatatctcggttgcaactgagagatacgaagTCATATCCGCACGGAAAAGTTACACTACATAAGagcatataagtaccaaagtgaaGGCAATATACGTACAAAAATTTTGTCAACCATTTGTAATACAATCTTGAATTCTATACTACAGTTTTAGGAACACGCAACTTATTACTCCtaaatatacgattaagatataactaactGTCACAATCATCTATAccgctttataattcacagccataagttgtatatgacgataAGCATGACTGCTATACAACTTATTATACACTTcgctttgacatactctaatcattatgcaattccgaTGCtccgaaaatcaaatatatggtaggaacagGCTCCaaagaaaataacatttgcCTCGCACGGATAgcgactattgacggtgatgaactggaactggttgatgagttcgtatatttggaatctctggtcaccgccgacaataatacgagtatggATATTCAGCGACATCTTCAATCTGGAAGTCGAACCtattttttcctccgcaagacgcttcgatcaaggagcattcgctACCACACTaagctgacgatatacaaaacgctaatcagacctgtAGTCCTCTGCACACTTGTGAccgtaactttacttacggaaaacatacgtgcgcttgccgtatttgaacgaaaggtgttgcagactatttttggcggagtacataTGGATAGtcgagagtggcgtaggcgtatgaaccacgagttgcaggcaatacttgaagagattcccatcgtatacctggcaaaagtgtcgagacgctcaatgaattggcgatGAATTGACCCAGGACCAAGGGCagtagagaggaattcttgatacggcaagagccacctcggctctcgACTGGTAGAAGAAGGAATTTAACAGTTTTACAATTCACTCAATGAAATGGCAATAGGTTTTATTTATGTAGGTCTAGGAACTAGCAACAATACGTATACTCCTGCCTGCCATGCACGAAAATGTGACTAGAGATTTCCTTTCAATATaagaaaacatttcaattggtacaaaatatgaattgaatttcaggaaaaaaaataaGCAACACGTCACCACACATATGCTCTAATTGTTTCAAACTTGTAAAAACTATTTTAAATAGAACAACTTCTAAAACAGCAGAGGAATGTAGCTCACAATTCAGTAAAAAATGTGAATTATAGTGGCAAGTAAGCATCGATCAAATTCGAAAAGTTTTGTTACCTATTGCACTCTTTTTAGCACTGTGGTAATGCATTTTCACACTATTAACCTAAAAAAAAGAGGTACTATTtgtgttcaaaataattttatttccgTTTTTTATTACACATAGGGTAGAGTAAGTAAGTCAATCAGCTCCTCGAAGAAAAAGGCCCGCTGCACTATTTTTTGACCTGGACTCGTTTTAAAGTGTTGCCCTGCGATCCTATCCAAAGTTGCTTTGCCTTAAAAACTACCACCTGCGACCTCATAATCCACTACATGCCTTAGGTTGTTGACTCTAGCGTAATACAGCACCTTCTGTTTGGCAACGTAATTGCGCATCTCAAAGATCACTCCCCGCCCGATGGCAGGTCCGGCCGGCATTACGCGAAGAATTTCACTTCCCAGCTGCTGTAGTTCGGGATTGACTGACAGATAAGATTGCACAAAGTTCAACATCTCGTCGATTTCGCTGACCTGAAGTGGCGCCTGTTTCAGTAGTAATTTATTACTACTCAACTTGGCAGTGCAACCCTGCGTTTTCATGTGATTTATGATCTCGGACAATACTTGCACCTCCCGCTGCAGAGCACTCGGATGTTGAGGCAGGGTTTTACGTTCCACCTTTGATGTTCTACA harbors:
- the LOC128743720 gene encoding uncharacterized protein LOC128743720, which gives rise to MLRLQVVVLIIAACVTYSSAGICQDLMKKSKDDRPLFKVVESQKVEIFYPKRDKQEMFGIKIYKNQDLRKKDLRCDLCVNTTLVEDGCFKISSDLLNIEVRDVLKYVTLHKFNESPDVLVGSAKKVEFTDFVIPTECVCRDPPGGYCAKASTKVIDYRPLFKLHEQTRFAVFLPKASANGLTVGLKAIRNANFYQGVEKRLDLNIQSFSERNGCFVYDSLVLAPKFSLGDHLSYVVIRKKPNGKKIRTEPRKAFLTDYFIPSSCACQSDQLNVIKSAKLSKN